The Porites lutea chromosome 4, jaPorLute2.1, whole genome shotgun sequence genome contains a region encoding:
- the LOC140934624 gene encoding uncharacterized protein: MKVKYFLSQIVSGIFLLPKKEGTFRLILNLKRFNEFVTHHHFKMDSLQTIIKLVTPNCFMASIDMKDAYYSIPVKIDDRKYLRFKWEDQFYEFTCLPNGLSCAPRQFTKILKPPLATLHKQGHISIAHLDDLYLQGRTYDDCVKNVIDTTVLLDKLGLVVHPEKSSFIPFQVLGILGFIINSLTMTIQLTTEKALSLKTVCIDFLRATTLSIREVASAIGRIVASFPGVMHGPLFYRHLEKDKCLALQQAKGNFDAHMSLSQQAKCELQWWCDNVMTAHNVISHVEPQHQITTDASLLGWGAEHDGVSTGRSWTHVEAQYHINYLEMLATYLALQTFAKGWANTHTRVMCDNTTAVKCNYRSFEQNTEREEALGVVVLPDWPAQGWYPKALEMLKPEPIYLKARRDLLRLPSHPEEENNEKFGDHPLVVRCMKGIFELKPSLPKYNEIWDVRVVLDYLKTFGASSALPLKELTLKLTMLLCVTTGQRGQTIHKFDINYIQDLDDRYRISVHEKLKQTKPGRHLEPIELLALPEDKELCVVQHFREYIHRTDPLRKDHSQLLLSYVKPFKPVARDTVSRWVKQVLQSAGIDITKYSAHSCRAASTSNVKVKGLNIAEIMKCAGWSIVSTFARFYDKPVSNTSANFGSVLLNPGAK, from the exons atGAAAGTGAAATACTTTCTGAGTCAGATTGTATCAGGAATTTTCTTGCTTCCTAAGAAAGAAGGAACTTTTAGGCTCATACTTAACCTCAAACGTTTTAATGAGTTTGTGACGCATCATCATTTTAAGATGGACTCTCTTCAAACCATAATTAAGCTGGTAACACCAAATTGTTTCATGGCGTCAATAGATATGAAGGATGCTTACTATTCCATCCCTGTTAAAATAGACGATCGAAAGTACCTGCGTTTTAAATGGGAAGATCAATTTTATGAATTTACTTGTCTTCCCAATGGGTTGTCGTGTGCCCCCCGCCAGTTCACTAAAATTCTGAAGCCCCCTTTAGCCACCTTACACAAACAGGGGCATATATCTATTGCACACCTGGATGACCTTTATTTACAAGGTCGGACTTATGACGATTGTGTCAAAAATGTTATAGACACCACAGTATTACTTGATAAGTTGGGTCTGGTTGTCCACCCTGAGAAATCCAGTTTCATTCCCTTTCAGGTGCTGGGTATTCTAGGATTTATCATTAATTCATTAACTATGACAATTCAACTGACAACGGAGAAGGCTTTGAGCCTCAAAACTGTTTGTATTGACTTTTTGCGAGCTACCACCTTATCTATAAGGGAAGTAGCAAGTGCAATTGGCCGGATAGTGGCTAGTTTTCCTGGGGTAATGCACGGACCCTTGTTCTACAGACACTTGGAAAAAGACAAATGTTTAGCCTTACAGCAGGCAAAGGGAAATTTCGATGCTCACATGTCCCTTTCACAACAAGCTAAGTGTGAATTGCAGTGGTGGTGTGATAATGTCATGACTGCCCACAATGTGATATCACATGTGGAACCCCAACATCAAATTACTACAGATGCCTCCCTCTTAGGGTGGGGTGCCGAACATGACGGGGTGTCTACAGGGCGGAGTTGGACCCATGTGGAAGCCCAGTACCACATAAACTACTTGgaaatgctggctacatatTTAGCCTTACAAACTTTTGCTAAAGGCTGGGCTAACACACACACTCGGGTAATGTGTGATAATACCACTGCTGTGAAG TGTAATTACCGCAGTTTTGAGCAAAATACAGAGAGAGAGGAAGCTCTAGGAGTTGTCGTGTTGCCGGATTGGCCAGCCCAAGGTTGGTATCCCAAAGCTCTGGAGATGCTGAAACCGGAACCAATTTACCTCAAAGCAAGAAGGGACCTACTCCGGTTACCAAGTCATCCAGAGGAA gaaaacaatgaaaagtttGGAGATCACCCTTTAGTTGTTCGTTGCATGAAGGGCATTTTCGAATTAAAGCCATCCCTGCCAAAATACAACGAGATATGGGATGTTCGCGTTGTGTTGGATTATTTGAAGACCTTTGGTGCTTCAAGTGCTTTACCGCTTAAGGAACTCACGCTCAAGTTAACCATGTTGCTGTGTGTTACCACTGGCCAGCGTGGACAAACTATTCACAAGTTTGACATTAACTATATACAGGACTTGGATGATCGGTATAGAATTTCTGTCCATGAGAAGCTAAAGCAGACTAAACCAGGCAGACATTTAGAACCTATAGAACTATTGGCTTTACCAGAGGACAAGGAACTTTGTGTTGTGCAACATTTTAGGGAATATATCCATCGAACTGACCCTTTGCGTAAAGATCATTCTCAGTTATTATTAAGTTATGTCAAACCTTTTAAGCCAGTAGCTAGGGACACTGTTTCCAGATGGGTTAAGCAAGTTTTGCAATCTGCGGGGATTGACATAACTAAGTACTCTGCTCATAGCTGCAGGGCTGCTTCTACCTCCAATGTTAAGGTTAAGGGTTTGAACATTGCTGAAATTATGAAGTGCGCCGGTTGGTCAATTGTGAGTACCTTTGCGAGGTTCTATGATAAGCCAGTGTCCAATACTTCAGCTAACTTTGGCTCTGTACTGTTGAATCCAGGTGCCAAGTGA
- the LOC140934625 gene encoding uncharacterized protein codes for MQQLADIATKRWGKKLSSDKLKNLLDKYKRPENCVDIKATKVNPEIWNQLNPNKRKVDLQLSNMQQVVRKVTFATLQTTNVLLQNASGSTNSNLIAQSVDVVALLGHVNTQLAQFRREQIKPALKEEYSTICSAEVPLTSQYLFGDELAKQLRDARESSKISHSVGHSSRRRPYTGNHRSGHQERYNKGPKRDLLWKGQHRSHRKKKPQINEKK; via the coding sequence ATGCAGCAACTGGCAGACATAGCCACAAAGCGTTGGGGGAAGAAACTCTCTTCCGACAAGTTGAAAAACTTGCTCGACAAATATAAGCGACCAGAAAATTGTGTAGACATCAAAGCCACAAAGGTCAACCCCGAAATATGGAACCAACTTAATCCTAATAAAAGGAAAGTTGATCTCCAGTTGTCTAATATGCAACAGGTAGTGCGTAAAGTTACTTTTGCGACCCTACAGACAACtaatgttttgttgcaaaatgccTCTGGTTCAACGAATTCCAATTTGATCGCGCagtctgttgatgttgttgctTTGTTGGGTCATGTCAACACCCAGTTGGCTCAGTTCCGAAGAGAACAAATCAAGCCTGCTTTAAAGGAGGAATACTCTACTATCTGCAGTGCTGAAGTACCTCTGACTAGCCAATATTTATTCGGGGATGAGCTTGCCAAACAGCTGCGGGATGCTAGGGAATCTAGCAAAATTAGCCACTCTGTGGGTCACTCTTCACGGCGACGCCCCTATACAGGGAACCACCGTTCTGGCCACCAGGAGCGTTATAATAAAGGGCCTAAAAGAGATCTTTTATGGAAAGGTCAGCACAGATCCCACAGAAAGAAAAAGCCTCAGATCAacgaaaagaaataa